The stretch of DNA GGAGGCCTTCAGGCTTGCTTCCCACAAGCTTTCGGTGAGGACGAGGTTTGTCAAAAGGAGTTCGGAAAATGAAGGCTAGTGATCTGAGAGATCTCTCGGTGGAAGAGCTGATGGATCGTGAAGAAACCCTCTCTCAAGAACTCTTTAACTTGAGGTTTCAGAGGGCGGCCAATCAGCTCGAAAATAAAATGAAGATAAGGTTAACCAAAAGGGACAGGGCGAGGGTGCTGACGGTTATAAAGGAAAAGATGCTCGAAGAAGAGAGGAAAAAAGGAGATGGCGACTAGCGGTAAAAGACGCACATTAACAGGAATGGTGGTCAGCGATAAGATGGACAAGACAATTGTTGTGGAGGTTCAGCGTAAGCTTATGCACCCCATTTACAAAAAGTTTATAAACAAAAGAAAAAGATACATGGCTCACGATTCCGAAAACCAGTGCGGAATCGGCGATAAGGTAGTTATACTCGAAAGCAGACCGTTGAGCAGAAAAAAACGTTGGGTTCTAAGGGAGGTCCTCGAAAAGGCCGAATAGGTCTAAAGCGAGGTTGATCGTTATGATTCAGATGCAGACCATTTTAAACGTGGCCGATAACTCAGGCGCAAAAAAGCTCTTTACAATAAAAGTGCTTGGGGGATCGAGGGTAAAATATGCCTCCCTTGGGGATATAGTGACCGTTTCGGTAAGGGAAGCTATACCTAATTCCAAGGTAAAGAAGGGCGATGTCGTCAAGGCGGTTGTCGTAAGGACGAAAAAGGAAGTGCGCAGACCCGACGGAACATACATCAAATTCGATGACAACTCCGCGGTGTTGATAAATGCCCAGGGGGAGCCTATAGGAACCCGAATTTTTGGACCCGTTGCGAGGGAGCTTCGTGCCAAGAGGTTCATGAAGATCGTCTCTCTCGCCCCGGAAGTCTTATAGAGGTGTGAAAGGGGGGGAGTTAATGGCCACCAGATTAAAGACAAAAATAAAAAAGAACGACACGGTTCAGGTAATTTCAGGAAAGCACAAGGACGAGAAGGGAAAGGTCTTGAGGGTGAATCTCGAAAAGGGACAAGTTATCGTAGAGAAGATAAACTTCATCAAGAGACATATGAGACCGAGCTCGGCCCACAGGCAGGGAGGAATCATCGAAAAGGAGGGTCCCATTCAAATATCCAACGTGATGATCGTCTGCCCCAAGTGCAACGTTCCTGTAAAGGTGGGGAAAAAGGTCTTGGAAGACGGCAAGAAGGTGAGATTCTGTAAAAGATGTGATGAAATTTTAGATAGATAGTGACGGATTATGGCTCGTTTAAAAGAATATTACAAAACAGAGGTAGTACCCCAGCTTAAGAAGGATTTCGGGTACGATAACATTATGCAGGTCCCCAAGATTACGAAGATAGTCGTGAATATGGGACTTGGAGAGGCGCTCCAAAACATAAAGGTATTGGAAAGCGCATCCGAAGAGATCGCCTCAATTACGGGGCAAAAACCGGTGATCACCCGGGCAAAAAAATCAATCGCATCCTTCAAGCTGAGAGATGGAAATCCCATAGGCTGCATGGTGACTTTGAGAAGGGAGAAAATGTATGAATTTCTCGACCGTCTCATTAATATCGCTCTCGCAAGGGTCAGGGATTTCAGGGGCGTAAGCCCTAAAGGATTTGACGGAAGGGGAAATTATACGCTGGGAATAAAAGAACAGATCATTTTCCCGGAAATCAGCTACGACAAGATTGATAAGATCAAGGGCATGAATATAACGATAGTAACCACGGCCAATACCGACGATGAAGGAAGGGCTTTGCTGGCATATTTTGGGATGCCCTTTGGTGGTTAATTGATATTGCTGATTAGCAAAAAGGAGATTTGAGTGGCAAAGAAGTCGATAATTGCCAAGGCAAAGAGGAAGAAAAAGTTTCAGGTGAGGGAGTATAACCGTTGTCCCATCTGCGGAAGGCCCAGGGCATACTACCGAAAATTCGATATGTGCAGGATTTGTCTCAGGCAACTGGCTTCCCGGGGAGATATACCCGGAATGATTAAGTCCAGCTGGTAGCGAGGAGAAACTTAAAATGACAATGACCGATCCCATTGCCGATATGCTCACACGTATAAGAAACGCCCAGATGGCAAAACACGAAAGCGTGGACATATCTTCATCTAAGATGAAATTGGCAATTGCAGAGATACTGAAAGAAGAAGGTTATATACTGGACTACAAGGAGCTCAAGGACGACAAACACCAGATAATAAGAATTCGTCTTAAATATATCGAAGACGGCGATCTGGTAATAAAAAAGATCGAGAGGGTGTCAAAGCCGGGCCGTCGTATATACGTAAACAGCAAAGAGATCCCGCACGTCTTGAGGGGCTACGGTATTTCAATACTCTCCACATCGAAGGGAATAATGTCGGATCGGAAGGCAAGAAAGGAAAAGGTCGGCGGAGAACTCCTAATTAAGGTCTGGTGATGACGGGTTGAGGGAGGGTCGTGGATCGAGGGAAGGCGGGTTGAGGAGGGGGAAATTAAATATGGGTGGGGAGCAAGAGGGGCAAAGATCAATGGGGAAATGGGGATAAAGGGGACAAGGATTAGGGGGGTGGGGGTCAAGGGAGTAGTGGAGCAAGTGGGTCAGGGAGCAAAGGGAGGAAAGCGTTGTCGAGAGGCAAACATTATTGAGCGGCAGGCATTATTAAAAATATCTTTTGTGTTATTTGGGCACGGGCCCAACAAGTGATGCAATTACTTACAATGAAAAATAGAGGTTGAATAGTAGAAGATGTCAAGGATAGGCAAAAAGCCCGTTCCAATACCGGAAGGAGTCGAGGTCGTTGTCAAGGATGGAGAGATCGTGGTGACCGGCCCAAGGGGGAGCCTCAGCCAATCCATCCCATCGGAGGTCACCGTTAAGGTGGAAAATAACGGGATAGTCGTGACCTCGGATAAAGATTTAAGGAAATCTAAAGCGTTTCAGGGTCTTTGCAGGGCGCTGATAGACAACATGGTTGTCGGTGTTTCCAATGGGATCACTAAATCCCTGGAGATAAATGGATTGGGCTACAGGGCCGATGTCGATGGAAATGAACTCGTGTTGAACCTAGGCTATTCCAATCCTGTCAGGTTTGGGCTTCCCGATGGAATAACGGCGAGTGTAGAAAAAAATACACTAATAACGATTCAAGGCATAGACAAGCAGCTGGTTGGTCAGGTGGCCGCGAATATAAGAAATTTAAGAAAGCCCGAGCCTTACAAGGGGAAGGGAATCAAGTATGCTGGTGAGAAGATCAGGAGAAAGGCCGGGAAGACCGGCGCTTAAGGAGTAATGCCGTGAAGAAGCTGTCAAAGAGTGTTTCAGGGAGAATTAGGAGAAAAAAGCGGATAAAGCTGAAGATAAGGGGAACTTCAGCCAAGCCGAGGCTCTGCGTTTTCAGAAGCGCAAAACATATTTATGCCCAGATTGTCGACGATAGTCTCAGGGTGACTCTGGCCAGTTCGTCAAGCGTGGATAAGGAAATCGCAAAGAAGTTCGGGAAAGGCGGCGGGGGAAATATAGGAGCCGCCAAAATAGTGGGTAAAAGCATCGCGGAGAAGGCCGGAGCAAAAGGGATAAAAACGGTGGTTTTCGACCGGGGCGGCTATCTCTACCACGGGAGGGTAAAGGCGCTGGCCGATGCGGCGAGAGAAAGAGGGCTGGAGTTTTAGGGACCATGATATTTTATGGAGATTAAATCATGTCGTTTTTTCCTGACGAAAATGAATTCATAGACAAGGTAGTTCATATAAACCGGGTGGCGAAGGTCGTAAAGGGGGGAAGGCGCTTTTCGTTTTCAGCAATGGTAGTTGTGGGCGACGGAAAAGGCCAGGTGGGATACGGAATGGGTAAAGCCCAGGAGGTCCCGGAGGCTATAAGGAAGGGAATCGAGAAAGCGAAGAAGAACATGATAAAGGTACCTCTCTTGAAATCCACCATTCCGTTCGATGTCATAGGGAGGTACGGGGCTGGGAAGGTCATGCTGAAATCGGCCTCTGAGGGAACCGGGATCATCGCGGGCGGGGCCGTCAGGGCCGTTGTTGAGACGGCGGGGATAAAAAACATCCTCACCAAGTGTCTCGGTTCACACAATCCCCACAACCTCGTTAAGGCCACCATCGACGGCTTAACCCAGCTTAGAACACCTGAGGATATTGCCCGGATTCGCGGCAAATCGGTTGAAAATTTGGGCGTGGAAAAGAAGTAATAGATAACTCATATAGTTAAAGTTAAATGGCGAAGGGGACGGCAGAACAATGAGTAAAAAGCAAACGAAGACCATAAGCGTGACTCAGACCAGGAGCGGTATCGGAAGACCCGAAAAACATAAAAAGGTCCTGAAGGGAATGGGTCTCGGCAAGATGCACAGGACCGTCGAGCTTCCCGACACCCCCGAGAGCTGGGGGATGATAAAGAAAGTCATTCACCTTGTTGAGGTAAAGGAGTAGGAGATGGATCTTTCCAACCTGAAACCAAGAGAAGGGGCCATAAAAAAGAAAAAGAGGGTGGCCCGGGGAGAGGCCGGAAAAGGCGGAAAGACGGCGGGACGGGGCTATAATGGGCAGAATTCCCGCTCCGGGGGGAAGGTAAGGCCCGGCTTCGAGGGGGGACAGATGCCCCTGGCAAGGAGGCTTCCCAAGAGGGGATTCAAGAACCTCTTTAAAAAGGATTACTCGATAATAAACCTCAGAGACCTGAGCAGGTTCGAGGTAAACGGCGTTGTGGACACAGACGAGTTGATGAAGGAAAAGAAGATAGATAAGGCGAAAAACGGTATCAAGGTGTTGGGTGTGGGGGAGGTCAAAAAGGCCCTTACCGTCAAGGCCCACAAATTTTCAAAGTCCGCAAAGGAGAAAATAGAGGCCTGCGGTGGAAAGGTGGAGGTGATCTAAGTGACGTCGGGATTCCAGAATATATTTAAAATCCCTGAGCTCAAAAACAGGATTCTAATAACCTTTGCGCTTCTGGCGGTCTACAGGGTCGGTATCCACATCCCAACGCCGGGCACCGATACAGCAGCCCTCTCCGCCTTTTTCGACAGCGCCTCGGGCACACTCTTTGGATTCTTCGACATGTTTTCGGGCGGCGGATTGAGTAACCTCTCGGTCTTCGCCCTGGGGATTATGCCCTACATCAGCGCCTCCATTATCCTCCAGCTCTTGACGGTGGTTATACCTTATCTCGAGAGGCTGTCAAAAGAGGGGGAGGAGGGCAGAAAAAAGATCACCCAGTATACACGCTACGGGACGGTGGTCCTCTCGGCGTTTCAGGGATTCGCCATAAGCTTCGGACTGGAGCAGATGCAGAGCCCCTTCGGGGACCCCATCGTTCTCGATCCCGGCTGGTCATTCAGGATCATGACGATGATTACACTTACCGCCGGCACCGCCTTCATAATGTGGCTCGGCGAGCAGATCACCGAGAGGGGAATCGGAAACGGAATCTCCCTTATAATATTCGCCGGAATCGTGGCGAGGATGCCCGCCGCCATTCTGCAGTCCATCGGCCTTGTCGGCGAGGCGGGAATATCGCCCCTAAGCTTCCTCATAATCTTGGCCGTGATGATTGTTGTAGTTGCGGCGATTATTTATATGGAACGGGGACAGAGAAGGCTCCCCGTGCAATATGCAAAGCGGGTTGTGGGAAGAAAGATGTACGGCGGGAGCAGCACGCATCTCCCGTTGAGGATAAATACGTCCGGGGTTATCCCGCCGATATTTGCCTCATCAATACTCATGTTTCCGCTGACTATTTTCAACTTTCTGCCGAAAAATATCAGTGATAGTCATCCGTGGATACTCTCTCTGCAAAACCAGTTCAGCCCGGTGGCCCCGTTGTACAACGTCCTCTACGTTTTATTGATCGTCTTCTTCTGCTATTTCTACACGGCGGTTACCTTTAATCCAATAGACGTCGCTGATAATATGAAGAGATACGGCGGCTTTATCCCCGGGATCAGGCCGGGGAGAAAAACTTCCGAGTATATAGACAAGGTCCTGACGAGGATCACCCTTGTGGGAGCGTTTTACGTTGCGGCGGTCTGCGTGCTGCCGACGATCCTCATAGCCCTTTACAACGTTCCGTTCTACTTCGGAGGAACGGCGCTTCTGATCGTTGTGGGTGTGGCCCTAGATACCGCCCAGCAGATAGAGTCCCACATGATAACGAGACACTACGACGGGTTTATGAAGAAGGGCAAGTTAAAGGGGAGGAGAGGATAAAAAGGGGAGTAGGGGTTGAGGTAAGGGTTGAGATGGGTAGTCGAAGCGGGGATCGAGGTGGGGGTGGACGGGGATTGTGATTTGAAATAAGAAGTGGTATAATCAAAATTTAGTATTGGAAATATCTTGGTTGTTTCAGCGTTCAACCGGATTTTTAAGTTTTTATGTTTGTTGCGTTGAAAGTTGTAGTTGATAATCTAAGGATGTGGTAAGAGCTATGTCAAACAAAAAAAACATTATTCTGTTGGGGCCCCCGGGGGCCGGTAAGGGAACCCAGGCCGTGAGAATGTCGGAAAAATATAAAATTCCTCAGATTTCCACGGGCGACATATTAAGAAGTGCCGTGGCCGCGGGGACGGAGCTCGGCAAGGAGGCGAAAAAGTTCATGGACAGGGGCGACCTTGTTCCCGACGAGGTGGTCGTGGGACTCGTGGAGGAGAGGCTCAAAGATGCTGATTGCAAAAACGGCTATATCTTGGACGGCTTCCCGAGGACCGTAAATCAGGCGAAATCCCTGGACAAGATGCTGGGAGGGAAGGGGGACGGGATCAGTCATGTAATCAGCATTGAGGTCGATAACGATGAGCTGCTGAAAAGGCTTACCGGAAGGAGAACCTGCAGGGAATGCAAGGCCATGTACCATGTTGTTTTCGAACCACCCAAATCCGAGGGCAAATGTGATAAGTGCGGCGGAGAGCTTTACCAGAGGGACGACGACAAAGAGGAGACGATAAAGGCAAGGCTCAAGGTTTATGCCGATCAGACCGAGCCCCTTATAGAATACTACAGCGAAAAGGGCCTTAAGAGGTCGATTGCCGGGAGCGGGGGAATAGACAATATTTTCAAGAAAATAACCGAGGTTTTGGAAGGATAAAGACACTCTTTTAAAGGGTAATTATTTTATGCCGAAGGAAGAGGCCATAGAGGTTGAGGGTACGGTGCAGGAGGTCCTGCCGAATGCCATGTTCAAGGTAGAGCTGGAAAATGGTCACAAGGTATTGGCGCACATCTCTGGAAAGATGAGGATGCATTTTATAAAGATCCTGAAGGGAGACAAGGTTACCGTGGAACTTTCACCATACGATCTCTCCAGAGGCAGGATAACATACCGTTCAAAATAGTCCGCATCTTTGGACCTTACAAGTTTAAGGGGGAAGATAAATGAAGGTGAGAGCATCTGTAAAGAAGATCTGCGATAAGTGCAAGATTATTAAAAGACACGGCGTTGTTCGGATAATCTGCGAGAATCCGAAACATAAACAGCGCCAGGGATAATTGTAAAAGGAGGGTAATGCTTTGGCAAGAATAGCTGGGGTGGACCTGCCCAAGAACAAGCGGATAATTATCGGTCTTACATATATATACGGTATCGGAAAGACCGTGTCAAAAAAGATTCTGGAAGAGGCCGGAATAGATTTTGATCTCAAGACCGATGACTTGACGGATAAGGATATAACCACCATAAGGGAGATAATAACCTCCAATTACACCGTTGAGGGAGACTTAAGGAAAGAGCGCTCCATGAACGTGAAGATGCTCATGGATCTGGGAAATTACAGGGGACTGAGACACAGAAAGGGCCTCCCCGTCAGGGGGCAGCGGACTTCCACAAACGCCCGAACCAGAAAGGGACCCAAGAAAGTAAAGATTAAGAGAAAATAGGAATAATAAATGGCAAAAGGTAAGAGAGTAGTCAGGAAAAAGAAGGAGAAGAAGAACGTAAACGTGGGGATTGCCCACATTCAGTCCACGTTCAATAATACCATAGTTACCATCACGGATCTTTCCGGAAACGTCCTGACGTGGTCAAGCTCCGGGATGCAGGGGTACAAGGGCTCCAGAAAGAGCACTCCGTTTGCC from Candidatus Zymogenus saltonus encodes:
- a CDS encoding type Z 30S ribosomal protein S14, with the translated sequence MAKKSIIAKAKRKKKFQVREYNRCPICGRPRAYYRKFDMCRICLRQLASRGDIPGMIKSSW
- the rpmC gene encoding 50S ribosomal protein L29 — encoded protein: MKASDLRDLSVEELMDREETLSQELFNLRFQRAANQLENKMKIRLTKRDRARVLTVIKEKMLEEERKKGDGD
- the rplN gene encoding 50S ribosomal protein L14, translating into MIQMQTILNVADNSGAKKLFTIKVLGGSRVKYASLGDIVTVSVREAIPNSKVKKGDVVKAVVVRTKKEVRRPDGTYIKFDDNSAVLINAQGEPIGTRIFGPVARELRAKRFMKIVSLAPEVL
- the rpsQ gene encoding 30S ribosomal protein S17; this encodes MATSGKRRTLTGMVVSDKMDKTIVVEVQRKLMHPIYKKFINKRKRYMAHDSENQCGIGDKVVILESRPLSRKKRWVLREVLEKAE
- a CDS encoding 50S ribosomal protein L24; this translates as MATRLKTKIKKNDTVQVISGKHKDEKGKVLRVNLEKGQVIVEKINFIKRHMRPSSAHRQGGIIEKEGPIQISNVMIVCPKCNVPVKVGKKVLEDGKKVRFCKRCDEILDR
- the rpmD gene encoding 50S ribosomal protein L30, producing the protein MSKKQTKTISVTQTRSGIGRPEKHKKVLKGMGLGKMHRTVELPDTPESWGMIKKVIHLVEVKE
- a CDS encoding 50S ribosomal protein L18, coding for MKKLSKSVSGRIRRKKRIKLKIRGTSAKPRLCVFRSAKHIYAQIVDDSLRVTLASSSSVDKEIAKKFGKGGGGNIGAAKIVGKSIAEKAGAKGIKTVVFDRGGYLYHGRVKALADAARERGLEF
- the rpsH gene encoding 30S ribosomal protein S8, giving the protein MTMTDPIADMLTRIRNAQMAKHESVDISSSKMKLAIAEILKEEGYILDYKELKDDKHQIIRIRLKYIEDGDLVIKKIERVSKPGRRIYVNSKEIPHVLRGYGISILSTSKGIMSDRKARKEKVGGELLIKVW
- the rplE gene encoding 50S ribosomal protein L5, with product MARLKEYYKTEVVPQLKKDFGYDNIMQVPKITKIVVNMGLGEALQNIKVLESASEEIASITGQKPVITRAKKSIASFKLRDGNPIGCMVTLRREKMYEFLDRLINIALARVRDFRGVSPKGFDGRGNYTLGIKEQIIFPEISYDKIDKIKGMNITIVTTANTDDEGRALLAYFGMPFGG
- a CDS encoding adenylate kinase, encoding MSNKKNIILLGPPGAGKGTQAVRMSEKYKIPQISTGDILRSAVAAGTELGKEAKKFMDRGDLVPDEVVVGLVEERLKDADCKNGYILDGFPRTVNQAKSLDKMLGGKGDGISHVISIEVDNDELLKRLTGRRTCRECKAMYHVVFEPPKSEGKCDKCGGELYQRDDDKEETIKARLKVYADQTEPLIEYYSEKGLKRSIAGSGGIDNIFKKITEVLEG
- the rplO gene encoding 50S ribosomal protein L15, with protein sequence MDLSNLKPREGAIKKKKRVARGEAGKGGKTAGRGYNGQNSRSGGKVRPGFEGGQMPLARRLPKRGFKNLFKKDYSIINLRDLSRFEVNGVVDTDELMKEKKIDKAKNGIKVLGVGEVKKALTVKAHKFSKSAKEKIEACGGKVEVI
- the rpmJ gene encoding 50S ribosomal protein L36, producing MKVRASVKKICDKCKIIKRHGVVRIICENPKHKQRQG
- the secY gene encoding preprotein translocase subunit SecY is translated as MTSGFQNIFKIPELKNRILITFALLAVYRVGIHIPTPGTDTAALSAFFDSASGTLFGFFDMFSGGGLSNLSVFALGIMPYISASIILQLLTVVIPYLERLSKEGEEGRKKITQYTRYGTVVLSAFQGFAISFGLEQMQSPFGDPIVLDPGWSFRIMTMITLTAGTAFIMWLGEQITERGIGNGISLIIFAGIVARMPAAILQSIGLVGEAGISPLSFLIILAVMIVVVAAIIYMERGQRRLPVQYAKRVVGRKMYGGSSTHLPLRINTSGVIPPIFASSILMFPLTIFNFLPKNISDSHPWILSLQNQFSPVAPLYNVLYVLLIVFFCYFYTAVTFNPIDVADNMKRYGGFIPGIRPGRKTSEYIDKVLTRITLVGAFYVAAVCVLPTILIALYNVPFYFGGTALLIVVGVALDTAQQIESHMITRHYDGFMKKGKLKGRRG
- the infA gene encoding translation initiation factor IF-1 is translated as MPKEEAIEVEGTVQEVLPNAMFKVELENGHKVLAHISGKMRMHFIKILKGDKVTVELSPYDLSRGRITYRSK
- the rpsM gene encoding 30S ribosomal protein S13; its protein translation is MARIAGVDLPKNKRIIIGLTYIYGIGKTVSKKILEEAGIDFDLKTDDLTDKDITTIREIITSNYTVEGDLRKERSMNVKMLMDLGNYRGLRHRKGLPVRGQRTSTNARTRKGPKKVKIKRK
- the rpsE gene encoding 30S ribosomal protein S5; translated protein: MSFFPDENEFIDKVVHINRVAKVVKGGRRFSFSAMVVVGDGKGQVGYGMGKAQEVPEAIRKGIEKAKKNMIKVPLLKSTIPFDVIGRYGAGKVMLKSASEGTGIIAGGAVRAVVETAGIKNILTKCLGSHNPHNLVKATIDGLTQLRTPEDIARIRGKSVENLGVEKK
- the rplF gene encoding 50S ribosomal protein L6, which gives rise to MSRIGKKPVPIPEGVEVVVKDGEIVVTGPRGSLSQSIPSEVTVKVENNGIVVTSDKDLRKSKAFQGLCRALIDNMVVGVSNGITKSLEINGLGYRADVDGNELVLNLGYSNPVRFGLPDGITASVEKNTLITIQGIDKQLVGQVAANIRNLRKPEPYKGKGIKYAGEKIRRKAGKTGA